A region of Amyelois transitella isolate CPQ chromosome 19, ilAmyTran1.1, whole genome shotgun sequence DNA encodes the following proteins:
- the LOC106137752 gene encoding uncharacterized protein LOC106137752 — MKLVKSFIISAIIALASSGQVFTGTNFPNRPTRGFTAAEQQRQLLQRQQAAPKRQQAERQRQQNQLQQTAPERQYRAPELQYAAPQLQYAAPQLQYAAPQLQQAMIELQPSAPEQQYGVPELQFAAPQMQHAGPQQLQQVTPQQFQPIPESGFQPIIPQQPVIQQAMPQHLQVSQPRPQLQLRPELQQQQARTEQSARILSYINENDGRNYRYAYETENGIRAQEAGQTIKGTQAQGEYSYTGNDGQTYTVRYTADENGFRPQGDHLPTPPPIPEAIAKAIEQNAQDAANGIFDDGNYL; from the exons ATGAAGTTG gTCAAATCCTTTATAATCTCCGCCATCATAGCCCTTGCGTCGTCAGGGCAGGTATTCACCGGCACCAACTTCCCAAACCGTCCAACCCGAGGGTTCACGGCCGCAGAACAACAAAGGCAGTTGTTACAACGTCAACAGGCCGCGCCAAAACGGCAACAGGCAGAACGACAAAGACAACAAAATCAGTTACAACAAACCGCCCCAGAACGTCAATATCGCGCGCCAGAATTACAATATGCCGCGCCGCAATTACAATATGCCGCGCCGCAATTACAATATGCCGCGCCGCAATTACAGCAGGCCATGATTGAACTGCAACCGTCAGCGCCAGAACAACAATATGGAGTGCCTGAATTGCAATTTGCCGCGCCACAAATGCAACACGCTGGTCCACAACAATTGCAACAGGTCACGCCACAACAGTTCCAG ccAATTCCTGAATCCGGCTTTCAACCAATCATTCCACAGCAGCCAGTTATTCAGCAGGCTATGCCTCAACATCTTCAAGTAAGCCAACCCAGGCCACAGTTACAACTGAGGCCAGAACTACAGCAACAACAGGCCAGAACGGAGCAGTCTGCAAGAATTTTGAGTTATATCAATGAAAATGATGGACGCAATTATAGATACGCATACGAGACTGAAAATG GAATCAGAGCACAAGAAGCTGGACAAACCATTAAAGGGACGCAAGCGCAGGGCGAGTACTCGTACACTGGTAATGATGGTCAGACCTACACTGTGAGGTACACAGCTGACGAGAACGGGTTCAGACCCCAAGGAGACCATCTGCCAACCCCCCCTCCCATTCCTGAAGCCATAGCTAAGGCTATTGAACAGAATGCCCAGGATGCAGCCAATGGTATTTTTGATGatggtaattatttataa